A genomic window from Luteolibacter sp. LG18 includes:
- a CDS encoding type II secretion system protein GspG produces the protein MNAVSIRGTDQVSPARCFQGVDPEPSAPPAPDADTAPRRRAAFRAWRMIVLFLLPYPMLYAGWWYLERGICAMPRCSQTNAEIKSLWSSLEMFRIHCGRYPANAEGLDALVHRPAGVTRWEQVLADAPLDPWKQPYRYAIHGPRGKETLELRSLGPDPANPADDIVETR, from the coding sequence GTGAACGCCGTGTCGATCCGCGGCACCGACCAAGTTTCCCCTGCGCGGTGTTTCCAAGGTGTGGATCCGGAACCCTCTGCCCCTCCAGCTCCCGATGCCGACACCGCGCCACGGCGGCGGGCGGCGTTCCGGGCGTGGCGGATGATCGTGCTGTTCCTGCTGCCTTATCCGATGCTCTACGCGGGCTGGTGGTATCTGGAACGCGGGATCTGCGCCATGCCGCGGTGCTCGCAGACCAACGCGGAAATCAAGTCCCTCTGGTCGTCTCTTGAGATGTTCAGAATCCACTGCGGCCGCTACCCCGCCAACGCCGAAGGGCTCGATGCCCTCGTCCACCGGCCTGCCGGGGTGACGAGATGGGAACAGGTCCTCGCCGACGCGCCCCTCGATCCATGGAAGCAACCCTACCGGTATGCCATCCACGGGCCGCGCGGGAAGGAGACCCTCGAACTCCGCTCGCTCGGGCCCGATCCCGCGAACCCGGCGGATGATATCGTGGAGACCCGGTGA
- a CDS encoding type II secretion system protein GspG, with product MEPDPPAPDADERARRESTIRGAWMIAFFCLPWLLLAVGAWWLHGMMDRNARHEQAWRDLETIREALGRYHTCTGLFPTTAEGLDALVHRPPGMTRWVQCLPALPLDPWQRPYRYADDTTEPDLCPTLRSLGRDPADPADDIIMECH from the coding sequence ATGGAACCCGATCCTCCAGCCCCCGATGCCGATGAACGCGCGCGGCGGGAGAGCACGATCCGCGGCGCGTGGATGATCGCGTTCTTTTGCCTACCTTGGCTGCTGCTCGCCGTGGGCGCCTGGTGGCTCCATGGCATGATGGACCGGAACGCGAGGCATGAGCAGGCCTGGAGGGATCTCGAGACGATCCGCGAGGCCCTCGGCCGATACCACACCTGCACCGGACTCTTTCCCACCACCGCCGAAGGCCTCGACGCGCTGGTGCATCGCCCACCCGGAATGACGCGCTGGGTCCAATGCCTGCCTGCGCTGCCGCTCGATCCGTGGCAGCGCCCTTACCGCTATGCCGATGACACCACGGAGCCGGACTTGTGTCCCACCCTCCGCTCCCTCGGCCGCGATCCCGCGGACCCCGCGGATGACATCATCATGGAGTGCCACTGA
- a CDS encoding tetratricopeptide repeat protein, which yields MTRSSLLGCAFLLACACPAVAREIAGADQALARFKAESARPAAPENGPEAIKRQFQEHLAQLTATVATLPPQEAATRWLTLVDEWRPLIAAWPHDQTLAFRNLLAALPGPEAWDALAAAVADRKSTGGPASPAFLRMLIAALRGDVTASQSSYAAWRKEAPETHDSDGDLEKLFATLSGTSPSASAVYEAQLTALEQGGDEYSLSEVPDLVTELGAAKAEAILKRVLTRSDVALGEIAGVETRRLALKIALGLKDRLAAPQWGLIQDTTPESMALYATLDRKFPRKGNNRQGSYERAVADGYHLRHLILTGKTAEAVRLAELVTKDEYSDPQVAFPLSEDEDLTKNGEGKAITAFLSTLLEQHPALPYWTNLVEYSARFGPEAKPGQAREPSVTLLGKIFARTDLAAATHDEIGEALLNAHLAADQPEDAVRVLRVLLAERLATPPKLNSTTRNPAALACQLLELGRLLKNDEWIRQGIADGCTAFQNGLSTGSNLDTYTALLFTLNQPAEAEDLLVSHWIGESRTETSYYAGSISPIATLASYYHRLGRHADVVKLMEEGTGWGATDLGFLGYEARFKLTAAQSLAALGRKDEARRILLAYLPVRAGDDAAYELLLSLGGDDVIPLLDSLYARNRFEERPLIWKAKRLLDDGRLDDAEKTIRAAIAVDPSDGEQGKGDRLRAYAVFADVMEKKGDAAQAATLRTAVSAIRLSEDADDFRYAGLTRRAIAMYERSLGLFADAYCIQSRLALVAEAAGDLAKAEEHYQRAYELMPDSFGEVESHCFGCEGIFSEPRAQGIAERIFTRLAAQPGAKAQVFYLLGYLRDAQERPKEALEQYRRAVQIDPDYFNAWEKILTGKSKNGAPHAVSQEAALHLMRLSPSSARYHLNEITDFRAAWPLLVAAVKAQPPAPVPLFEFKADKARLASLPGMARRLDILSGGAGSYGERVATPGGMLTLHPLFRDLANEASH from the coding sequence ATGACCCGCTCCTCCCTCCTCGGTTGTGCCTTCCTGCTCGCGTGCGCGTGTCCGGCGGTGGCCCGGGAGATCGCTGGCGCGGACCAGGCCCTCGCCCGCTTCAAGGCGGAGTCCGCACGCCCCGCCGCACCCGAGAACGGCCCGGAGGCGATCAAGCGCCAGTTCCAGGAACACCTCGCCCAACTCACCGCCACCGTGGCCACCCTGCCGCCGCAGGAGGCGGCCACCCGCTGGCTCACGTTGGTGGACGAATGGCGGCCGCTCATCGCGGCCTGGCCTCATGACCAGACGCTCGCTTTCCGCAACCTGCTGGCCGCGTTGCCCGGTCCGGAGGCATGGGACGCGCTGGCAGCCGCCGTGGCCGACCGGAAGTCCACCGGCGGCCCCGCTTCCCCCGCCTTCCTGCGCATGCTCATCGCCGCCCTCCGCGGCGACGTCACGGCCAGCCAATCCTCCTATGCCGCGTGGCGGAAGGAAGCACCGGAAACGCATGACTCAGATGGAGACCTCGAAAAACTCTTCGCCACCCTGAGCGGCACCTCCCCGAGCGCCTCCGCCGTCTACGAGGCCCAGCTCACCGCCTTGGAGCAAGGCGGTGACGAATATAGCCTTTCCGAGGTGCCGGATCTGGTGACGGAGCTGGGCGCGGCCAAGGCGGAGGCCATCCTGAAACGGGTGCTGACGAGGAGCGATGTCGCCTTGGGCGAAATCGCCGGAGTGGAAACCCGCCGCCTCGCGCTGAAGATCGCGCTCGGCCTCAAGGACCGGCTCGCGGCTCCGCAGTGGGGGCTGATCCAGGACACCACCCCGGAGTCGATGGCTCTCTATGCCACGCTCGACCGAAAGTTCCCGCGCAAGGGCAACAACCGCCAGGGCAGCTACGAACGCGCCGTGGCCGATGGCTATCACCTCCGCCATCTCATCCTCACCGGGAAAACCGCCGAGGCCGTGCGCCTGGCGGAGCTCGTCACGAAGGACGAGTATTCGGACCCACAGGTGGCCTTCCCCCTTTCCGAAGACGAGGATCTCACGAAAAATGGAGAGGGCAAAGCCATCACCGCCTTCCTCTCCACGCTCCTCGAGCAGCACCCGGCGCTGCCGTATTGGACCAATCTGGTGGAGTATTCCGCGCGCTTTGGCCCGGAGGCGAAGCCGGGACAAGCGCGCGAGCCCTCCGTAACGCTGCTGGGCAAGATCTTCGCCCGCACCGATCTCGCCGCCGCCACGCACGATGAAATCGGCGAGGCATTGCTGAACGCCCATCTCGCCGCCGACCAACCGGAGGACGCCGTGCGCGTGCTGCGCGTCCTCCTCGCCGAGCGGCTCGCCACTCCCCCGAAACTCAACAGCACCACCCGGAACCCGGCGGCACTCGCCTGCCAGCTCCTCGAGCTCGGCCGCCTCCTCAAGAACGACGAGTGGATCCGGCAGGGCATCGCCGATGGCTGCACCGCCTTCCAGAACGGCCTGTCCACCGGTAGCAACCTGGACACCTACACCGCCCTGCTTTTCACCCTGAACCAGCCCGCGGAGGCCGAGGACCTCCTCGTCAGCCACTGGATCGGCGAATCCCGCACCGAGACCTCCTACTACGCTGGCAGTATCAGCCCGATCGCCACCCTGGCCAGCTACTACCACCGCCTGGGACGCCACGCGGACGTGGTGAAGCTCATGGAGGAAGGCACCGGCTGGGGTGCCACGGACCTCGGCTTCCTCGGCTACGAGGCCCGCTTCAAGCTCACCGCCGCCCAATCCCTGGCCGCGCTGGGACGGAAGGACGAGGCACGCCGCATCCTGCTCGCCTACCTCCCGGTCCGCGCCGGGGATGATGCCGCCTATGAACTGCTGCTCTCGCTCGGCGGGGACGATGTCATCCCGCTCCTCGACTCCCTCTACGCCCGCAACCGCTTCGAGGAGCGCCCGCTGATCTGGAAGGCGAAGCGGCTGCTGGACGATGGTCGCCTGGACGACGCCGAGAAAACCATCCGCGCCGCCATCGCCGTGGACCCCAGCGATGGCGAGCAGGGCAAGGGCGACCGCCTGCGCGCCTACGCCGTGTTCGCGGACGTGATGGAGAAAAAGGGCGATGCCGCCCAGGCCGCCACGCTCCGCACCGCCGTGTCCGCGATCCGCCTTTCGGAGGACGCGGATGATTTCCGCTACGCCGGACTCACCCGCCGCGCCATCGCGATGTACGAGCGCTCGCTCGGCCTGTTCGCGGATGCCTACTGCATCCAGTCCCGCCTGGCCCTCGTCGCCGAAGCCGCGGGCGACCTCGCGAAGGCGGAGGAACATTACCAACGCGCCTACGAGTTGATGCCGGACAGCTTCGGCGAGGTGGAGAGCCACTGTTTCGGCTGCGAGGGTATCTTCAGCGAGCCGCGGGCCCAGGGCATCGCCGAGCGGATCTTCACCCGCCTGGCCGCCCAACCGGGTGCGAAGGCCCAGGTCTTCTACCTCCTCGGCTACCTGCGCGATGCCCAGGAACGCCCGAAGGAGGCCCTGGAGCAATACCGCCGCGCCGTGCAGATCGATCCGGACTACTTCAACGCCTGGGAAAAGATCCTCACGGGTAAGTCCAAGAACGGCGCGCCCCATGCGGTGAGCCAGGAAGCGGCGCTCCATCTCATGCGCCTGTCGCCCTCCTCCGCGAGATACCATCTCAATGAGATCACCGATTTCCGCGCCGCCTGGCCGCTGCTGGTGGCCGCCGTCAAGGCCCAGCCACCGGCACCGGTCCCCTTGTTCGAGTTCAAGGCGGACAAAGCCCGACTCGCCTCCTTGCCGGGCATGGCCCGACGGCTCGACATCCTCTCCGGCGGAGCCGGCTCCTACGGGGAAAGGGTAGCCACTCCCGGTGGGATGCTCACCCTACACCCGCTCTTCCGCGACCTCGCGAACGAGGCCAGCCACTGA
- a CDS encoding TMEM175 family protein yields MEKNRLEAFSDGVLAIIITIMVLEMKVPHVKTLPELMPLLPVFLSYVLSFIYVGIYWNNHHHMLHLTRRVTGGILWANLHLLFWLSLFPFVTGWVGESHMAAAPLALYGVVLLMAAIAYVILQAAIIRHQGKDSPLAQAVGGDWKGKVSPLCYIGGIVLASFVPWLSIACYIAVALIWLVPDRRIERFLSQHEK; encoded by the coding sequence ATGGAGAAAAACCGGCTCGAGGCCTTCAGCGACGGCGTCCTGGCGATCATCATCACCATCATGGTGCTGGAAATGAAGGTGCCGCACGTGAAGACCCTGCCCGAGCTGATGCCGCTGCTGCCGGTGTTCCTCAGCTACGTGCTGAGCTTCATCTACGTGGGCATTTACTGGAACAACCACCACCACATGCTCCACCTCACCCGCCGCGTCACCGGCGGCATCCTGTGGGCGAATCTCCACCTGCTGTTCTGGCTCTCGCTGTTTCCCTTCGTCACCGGCTGGGTGGGGGAAAGCCACATGGCCGCGGCGCCGCTGGCGCTCTACGGCGTGGTGTTGCTGATGGCCGCGATCGCCTACGTCATCCTCCAGGCCGCGATCATCCGCCACCAGGGGAAGGACTCGCCGCTGGCCCAGGCCGTGGGCGGCGATTGGAAGGGCAAGGTCTCGCCGCTGTGCTACATCGGCGGCATCGTCCTCGCCTCGTTCGTGCCGTGGCTCTCGATCGCCTGCTACATCGCCGTCGCCCTGATCTGGCTGGTCCCAGACCGCCGCATCGAGCGCTTCCTCTCGCAGCACGAAAAGTAG
- a CDS encoding DUF779 domain-containing protein: protein MNPARVVVTDAAAAVIERLRDQFGPLLFHHAGEGAQPMCYGAGEFRLGLADVRVGEIHGCPFYMAESHVADWQDLTIDVKPGRGPGFSLEVPLGLRFHLLVAEG, encoded by the coding sequence ATGAACCCTGCCCGAGTCGTCGTCACCGATGCCGCGGCCGCCGTGATCGAGCGGCTGCGCGACCAGTTCGGCCCGCTGTTGTTCCACCACGCGGGCGAGGGGGCGCAGCCGATGTGTTACGGCGCGGGCGAGTTCCGGCTGGGGCTGGCGGACGTGCGGGTGGGGGAGATCCACGGCTGCCCGTTCTACATGGCGGAGTCCCACGTGGCGGACTGGCAGGATCTGACGATCGACGTGAAGCCGGGTCGCGGCCCGGGTTTCTCGCTGGAGGTGCCGCTGGGCCTGCGCTTCCACCTGCTGGTGGCGGAGGGGTGA
- the tnpA gene encoding IS200/IS605 family transposase, producing the protein MPSTFSALHVHVIFSTKERLPLILAAWKDRLHGFMTSILIHRDVEPLAIGGVTDHVHLLLRLKPIHSPAEIVRELKSVTSKWIREERLDAAFAWQEGYGAISVSPSNVRAVCRYIENQEEHHRGRTTEEEFQDFLKKVMADSPR; encoded by the coding sequence ATGCCATCCACCTTCTCTGCTCTCCACGTTCATGTGATCTTCTCGACGAAGGAGCGCCTGCCATTGATCCTTGCCGCGTGGAAGGATCGGCTGCATGGATTCATGACCTCCATTCTGATCCATCGGGACGTGGAACCGCTCGCGATCGGCGGAGTGACGGATCACGTCCATCTGCTGCTGCGATTGAAGCCGATCCATTCCCCGGCGGAGATCGTGCGGGAATTGAAATCGGTGACATCAAAATGGATCCGCGAAGAGCGCCTCGATGCGGCCTTCGCCTGGCAAGAGGGCTACGGAGCCATCAGCGTGAGCCCGTCGAATGTCCGGGCCGTCTGTCGGTATATCGAAAACCAGGAGGAGCATCATCGGGGCCGCACCACCGAGGAAGAGTTCCAGGATTTCCTAAAGAAGGTGATGGCGGACTCTCCGCGGTGA
- a CDS encoding GNAT family N-acetyltransferase gives MHPVTDNPALSRFELVEEGKLAFADYQLRDNVLVLPHVEADPALRGKGTAGRLMEGVLALARERGWKVLPVCGYAAVYLQRHPQHADLRA, from the coding sequence ATGCATCCGGTGACGGACAATCCGGCGCTCAGCCGCTTCGAGCTGGTGGAGGAGGGAAAGCTCGCCTTCGCTGACTACCAGTTGCGGGACAACGTGCTGGTGCTGCCCCATGTGGAGGCGGACCCGGCCCTGCGCGGGAAGGGCACCGCGGGCCGCCTGATGGAGGGCGTGCTGGCGCTGGCCCGCGAGCGCGGGTGGAAGGTGCTGCCGGTCTGTGGTTACGCGGCGGTCTATCTCCAGCGGCATCCGCAGCACGCGGACCTGCGGGCGTAG